A part of Halictus rubicundus isolate RS-2024b chromosome 4, iyHalRubi1_principal, whole genome shotgun sequence genomic DNA contains:
- the Timp gene encoding tissue inhibitor of metalloproteases, with amino-acid sequence MWRLTFWTYFLLIALSLAPVQRVLACTCMRTHPQSLYCNSDYVAVVRVKSVETRNDIHLAYHVKVNKVFKDRNTVNPVNFPRREILWTMAEDSMCGVVLNVGETYVISGMIRQGRMIHVSLCGLHMRWFEVPPRQRKGFRGLFHRGCACDVHYTQWWRKGEDLDLGGRKQCLWESEPGPCHCQETYGICLASPGGCSWAPSLPYNNCIKEHQQKREQQRLLEP; translated from the exons ATGTGGCGGTTAACATTTTGGACGTATTTCCTGCTAATCGCGTTATCGCTAGCCCCAGTGCAAAGGGTTCTCGCGTGCACGTGCATGAGAACTCATCCTCAATCTTTATATTGCAATTCAGATTATG TCGCCGTGGTGAGAGTGAAGAGCGTGGAGACGAGGAACGACATACACTTGGCCTACCATGTGAAAGTGAATAAAGTCTTCAAG GATCGGAACACCGTGAATCCCGTCAATTTCCCGAGACGGGAGATTTTATGGACCATGGCCGAAGACTCCATGTGCGGCGTCGTTCTGAACGTCGGGGAAACCTACGTGATAAGCGGAATGATCAGGCAAGGAAGAATGATACATGTATCGTTATGCGGCCTGCATATGCGATGGTTTGAAGTGCCGCCCAGACAACGGAAAGGCTTCAGAGGCCTCTTTCACCGTGGCTGTGCTTGCGAC GTGCACTATACACAGTGGTGGAGGAAGGGCGAGGATCTGGATCTCGGCGGAAGGAAGCAATGCTTGTGGGAGAGCGAGCCAGGTCCTTGCCACTGCCAAGAAACATACGGCATCTGCTTGGCCTCGCCAGGTGGGTGCTCCTGGGCTCCGTCATTGCCTTACAACAACTGCATCAAGGAGCACCAACAGAAACGCGAGCAGCAGAGGCTGTTGGAGCCTTAA